One genomic segment of Zymoseptoria tritici IPO323 chromosome 5, whole genome shotgun sequence includes these proteins:
- a CDS encoding signal peptide-containing protein (Contains predicted signal peptide. Shows sequence similarity to N. crassa hypothetical protein.) — MNFFTTTLIALFAAGALAAPAELEARADCGVILPACNGGNIVGKTDCRCNGQVAPCDLWQCPGTTNNVMACGQEGTGCVWL, encoded by the exons atgaacttcttcaccaccaccctcatcgccctcttcgccgccggcgcTCTCGCTGCCCCAGCCGAACTGGAAGCCCGCGCTGACTGCGGCGTCATCCTCCCCGCCTGCAATGGTGGCAACATCGTCGGCAAGACCGACTGCCGCTGCAACGGCCAGGTCGCTCCTTGCGACCTCTGGCAGTGCCCCGGAACCACCAACAACGTC ATGGCTTGCGGCCAGGAGGGAACTGGATGTGTCTGGCTTTAG